A window from Citrus sinensis cultivar Valencia sweet orange chromosome 3, DVS_A1.0, whole genome shotgun sequence encodes these proteins:
- the LOC102609975 gene encoding protein TRIGALACTOSYLDIACYLGLYCEROL 2, chloroplastic has translation MVGNSLVQVSTCPAVLSSMIAQSRSSSNFLPCLPPKPKAKVTRIRALSADAGHDQPPSSSEGKNPLTAVMDVPRNIWRRTLRPLSDFGFGRRSVWEGGVGLFLVSGTVLLALSLAWLRGFQLRSKFRKYLAVFEFSQACGICTGTPVRIRGVTVGNVIRVNPSLKSIEAVVEVEDEKTVIPQNALVEVNQSGLLMETLIDITPRDPIPTPTVGPLDPECVREGLIMCDRQKMKGHQGVSLDELVGIVTRLGREMEGIGITNSYLLAERVSSVIEEARPLLTKIQAMAEDVQPLLAEVRDSGLLKEVESLTRSLTQASEDLRRVHSSVMTPENSEMIQKSVYSLIFTLKNIENISSDVLGFTGDEVTRRNLKSLIKSLSRLL, from the exons ATGGTTGGAAATTCTTTAGTCCAGGTTTCAACATGCCCCGCTGTGTTATCTTCGATGATTGCTCAATCTCGTAGTTCTTCAAATTTCTTGCCCTGTCTTCCGCCGAAACCAAAGGCAAAAGTTACCCGCATAAGAGCCTTGTCTGCTGATGCAGGACATGACCAACCGCCGTCTTCTTCGGAAGGAAAGAATCCGCTCACTGCCGTTATGGATGTGCCTCGGAATATTTGGAGACGAACATTACGTCCGTTGAGCGATTTCGGGTTTGGTCGGAGGAGTGTGTGGGAAGGTGGGGTGGGATTGTTTCTTGTATCGGGCACCGTTCTTCTTGCCCTCAGTTTGGCTTGGTTGAGGGGGTTCCAGCTGCGGTCTAAATTCAGGAAGTACCTGGCTGTGTTTGAGTTTTCGCAGGCTTGTGGTATATGTACAGGAACACCTGTGAGGATTAGAGGGGTGACTGTTGGCAATGTCATCCGTGTTAATCCTTCTCTTAAAAGTATTGAAGCAGTGGTCGAG GTTGAAGATGAAAAAACAGTTATACCACAAAATGCTCTGGTTGAAGTGAACCAGTCTGGTCTTCTGATGGAAACTTTAATCGATATAACACCTAGGGATCCAATTCCAACACCTACGGTTGGGCCTCTGGACCCAGAATGTGTTAGGGAAGGTCTAATTATGTGCGATAGACAAAAGATGAAGGGACATCAAGGAGTAAGTTTGGATGAACTGGTAGGGATAGTCACCCGTCTTGGACGAGAAATGGAGGGAATTGGTATTACCAATAGCTATTTGCTGGCTGAGCGAGTTTCTTCTGTTATTGAAGAGGCAAGGCCACTTCTTACAAAG ATTCAAGCCATGGCTGAAGATGTCCAACCTTTGTTGGCTGAAGTTCGTGATAGTGGTCTGCTTAAGGAAGTTGAGAGTTTAACCAGAAGCCTGACACAAGCCTCTGAAGATTTGAG ACGGGTGCATTCATCAGTTATGACCCCCGAAAACTCTGAAATGATACAAAAATCTGTGTACTCTCTGATTTTTACTTTGAAGAACATTGAG AATATAAGTTCCGATGTTCTGGGTTTCACTGGAGACGAGGTTACAAGACGGAATCTGAAGTCACTTATAAAGTCCCTCAGCAGGTTACTTTAA